A DNA window from Naumovozyma dairenensis CBS 421 chromosome 10, complete genome contains the following coding sequences:
- the ECM30 gene encoding Ecm30p (similar to Saccharomyces cerevisiae ECM30 (YLR436C); ancestral locus Anc_4.315), whose product MGNSESKIDALYKQHLIKLARPDIDPDANKTRGQPTPTISGESIDEKVPATNDMDGPVTIPLFNREMESIGMDFLISFYNGEIHDMDIINSTPIFNGFYEDFINAAQTLSAETFNSLISSNELRKIFKINPQNFINLLRFAILKIILITNYLSLISLPGNNSNNINRISSASSNSSAQSSFMESTSGSSTNEVSLKLNHLLISIRILTKLFPIYLETTGNKKKISIDFWKPDSIQAIFGIDSINIGPEELALNSLGESLLTSCVKLCFIQGFTIPLQSNVKTMTTSNKNNKPGKFSLIMWENGIETVDIGYSPNNQSPKLDSNRLQIISLLLTLCSKDLYQQPTSASSSSSSSSSNNEFLLHFSSLPSTSATSIPSNSMNNLMTYFTSSLVNTVCQYCLNYNLHYMNPYKENTNLNYKLSNNQNLSILKSSLIQSSVQLLNLLLLSNPNVSITTNTIKNHLSNLKRERDLKLLLSAFVKIFKYPIDQMIEVESNPFSFSNDSSSSKINNYDPSLKNNLNINNKPSNTNNNITMTSNNFNAHNDTNTSTTNNSNNNNTSGETNASLPRIPKLSFQMIVFIINLMNANKLFRNYFMDKFANKFIIFAIYFLKFYPMGPSSNPKISTFLQISIELSLSLSSKHLVQRKLLNSFTINYYTNKLPNSFKISNVSNINNLSYRDFAITQLSNILVNDIRSNSPTIHLKPYCYELIYNLLPINQTVFNVQKNEPDDMTPLSSNNQNYYNLNYIASISLLHLLSKSSNKQYLSSFSPSKFSVNNKFNNSIQQWQQKNESENGISPSLPRQYYYASPSFKLDILSILLRSILTYIVTCFRNSKNLIFVLARHHGVLLQLRDSILTISKLIDSENLNLNNFIQFNSSKIINNNLSPQQQQQQQQQQQRMISTNNINNSNNNKLTNNANNDTINNNNNIPLPSNEANLPPFLVAKLNKTLSKRQNNENNNDNDHAEYSDSDEYDDDDNDDDNGGVANNNGRMSMNNGKRVSSKSNNANNVDKKDSDHENKNIQIHEYFKFDNDLELFNLLSTRPNWPSGINSKINGKISNRVSFLDSWSGTESLNVLIKILKLFLTKYPNITTVTTNDYYTLTNKFDDFEDEFLKIITPMLPIPLKDELRQKNREDNHNTNSKLLNPLLLKLNSPTIKNWIYLQCWIDIFNSHSAPYLKPNPNSMIDFNSIIGKAPSTSSLNSQSNSNSASTEVLRPTSLSKTNSAFTIGLGINNNHSADCNDNIVTSKRRESSTSQTRMSQTNMSSSNFPPPPTALERWTSNTSNLSRTTSNGSSIMNYFSQSQQQLSFQEPIMEFQSPLDSSVMIMGNIGSSSPSLNSNKPSSSSFFRFSWSSITKSEQDDTNDAVTNNSEYSPNVNGYKQQHQSSTFVLDQGIINSNIWTSTNIKLFKVTKDYKEEFSFLDMTSSLLKKFRFNNSNEVEMGSNNNINNNTRKSSHSSIFLPKTFV is encoded by the coding sequence atggGTAATTCAGAATCGAAAATAGACGCTCTTTATAAGCAACACCTTATTAAATTGGCTCGACCGGATATAGATCCTGACGCCAACAAGACTAGAGGTCAACCTACACCTACAATAAGTGGTGAAAGTATTGACGAGAAGGTACCAGCCACCAATGATATGGACGGTCCTGTTACGATACCTTTGTTTAACAGAGAAATGGAATCTATAGGTATGGATTTCCTTATATCATTTTATAATGGCGAAATTCATGATATGgatataataaatagtaCTCCCATCTTTAATGGTTTTTATgaagatttcattaatgCTGCGCAAACTCTATCTGCTGAGACTTTTAATTCCTTAATTTCAAGTAACGAACTGAGGaagattttcaaaattaatccacaaaattttattaacttGTTAAGATTTgctattttgaaaattatcctaattacaaattatttgagtttgatatcattaccaggaaataatagtaataatattaataggATATCTTCAGcatcatctaattcatcTGCACAATCATCTTTTATGGAATCTACGTCAGGCTCCTCAACGAATGAAGTATCACtgaaattaaatcatttacTGATATCAATAAGGATCTTGACAAAATTATTCCCAATATATTTGGAAACAACTGgcaacaagaaaaaaataagtaTAGATTTTTGGAAACCTGACTCTATACAGGCAATATTTGGTATTGACTCAATAAACATCGGACCGGAAGAATTAGCATTGAATTCCTTAGGTGAAAGCTTGTTAACTTCATGTGTCAAGTTATGTTTTATTCAAGGATTTACCATTCCATTACAATCAAACGTTAAAACAATGACAACAAGTAATAAGAATAACAAACCAGGCAAgttttctttgataatgTGGGAAAATGGGATTGAGACTGTTGATATAGGTTATTCACCTAATAACCAATCTCCAAAATTGGACTCAAACCGATTGCAAATCatctcattattattaactttATGTTCAAAAGATCTCTACCAACAGCCGACGTctgcatcatcatcatcatcatcatcatcatcaaacaATGAATTCTTATTACATTTCTCCTCATTACCATCAACGTCAGCAACTTCGATTCCTTCCAACTCTATGAATAACTTGATGACTTATTTTACTTCATCTCTTGTAAATACAGTTTGTCAATATTGTTTGAATTATAATCTTCATTATATGAATCcatacaaagaaaatacgAACTTAAACTACAAGTTATCGAACAACCAAAATTTATCTATCCTAAAATCAAGTTTAATACAATCTTCAGTACAATTACTGAATTTACTTTTATTAAGTAATCCTAATGTTTCCATTACCACCAATACAATTAAGAATCACTTAagtaatttgaaaagagaaCGAGATCTGAAACTACTTTTATCTGCATTcgttaaaatatttaaatatcCAATAGACCAAATGATTGAAGTGGAATCAAATCCCttctcattttcaaatgattctTCAAGTTCCAAGATAAATAATTATGATCCCagtttgaaaaataaccTGAACATCAATAACAAACCTTcaaatactaataataatattaccaTGACctctaataattttaatgcACATAACGATACAAACACTAGTACCacaaataatagtaataataataacaccaGTGGTGAAACAAACGCTTCTTTACCAAGAATACCGAAATTAtcatttcaaatgattGTCTTCATAATAAATCTTATGAATGCGAACAAATTGTTCAGAAATTACTTTATGGATAAATTTGCTAAcaaatttataatatttgccatttattttttgaaattttatcCCATGGGTCCATCATCAAACCCAAAAATTAGTACGTTTTTACAAATCAGTATTGAATTGTCATTATCCTTATCATCAAAACATTTGgttcaaagaaaattgtTAAATTCATTTACAATTAACTATTACACGAATAAATTACCAAACTCatttaaaatttcaaatgtttCCAACATTAATAATCTAAGTTATAGAGATTTTGCAATTACTCAATTATCAAACATTTTAGTAAATGATATTCGATCTAATTCTCCAACTATTCATTTAAAACCATATTGTTATGAATTGatttataatttattaccaATTAATCAAACTGTTTTCAATGtccaaaaaaatgaacCTGATGATATGACTCCACtatcatcaaataatcaaaattattataatttaaattatatCGCATCAATATCACTACTACATCTTTTATccaaatcatcaaataaacaatatttaTCGTCATTTTCTCCGTCAAAATTTTCTGTTAAtaacaaatttaataattctatTCAACAATGgcaacaaaaaaatgaatctGAGAATGGAATTAGTCCATCCTTACCACGCCAATATTATTACGCATCACCAAGTTTTAAATTGGATATCTTATCGATTCTTTTAAGATCAATCTTAACATACATTGTGACATGTTTtagaaattcaaaaaatttaatatttgtattaGCAAGACATCATGGTGTCCTATTACAATTAAGAGATTCAATTTTGACAATCTCAAAATTAATCGATTCTGAGAACTTGAATctaaataatttcattcaatttaattcttcaaaaatcatcaataataaccTATCTccgcaacaacaacaacaacaacaacaacaacaacaaaggATGATCAGTACTAACAACATCAATAatagcaataataataaactaaCAAATAATGCAAACAATGACaccatcaataataataataatattcctttACCGTCAAACGAAGCAAACTTGCCGCCTTTTTTGGTAGccaaattgaataaaacaCTAAGTAAACgacaaaataatgaaaataataacgataatgatCATGCTGAGTACAGTGATAGTGATGAATATGACGATGACgacaatgatgatgacaatGGTGGTGTcgctaataataatggcaGAATGTCGATGAATAATGGCAAACGGGTTTCATCGAAATCTAATAATGCTAATAACGTTGATAAAAAGGACTCAGATCATGAGAATAAGAATATTCAAATACatgaatatttcaaatttgataatgatttagaattgtttaatttattatctacAAGACCAAATTGGCCATCAGGGATTAATTCCAAGATAAATGGTAAAATTTCAAACAGAGTTTCATTTCTTGATTCATGGTCTGGTACAGAATCATTAAACGTTCTCATTAAGATTTTAAAGTTATTTTTAACAAAGTATCCTAATATTACTACAGTTACAACAAATGATTATTACACTTTGactaataaatttgatgattttgaagatgaatttttgaagataataactCCAATGCTACCAATTCCATTAAAAGATGAACTTCGTCAAAAAAACCGAGAAGATAACCATAATACTAATAGTAAGTTACTCAATCCATTGCTTTTGAAGTTAAATAGTCCAACTATTAAAAATTGGATATATTTACAATGTTGGATCGATATCTTTAATTCTCATTCAGCTCCATATTTGAAACCAAAtccaaattcaatgatAGATTTTAATTCCATTATTGGGAAAGCCCCTTCTACTTCGAGTTTGAATTCacaatcaaattcaaattcgGCTTCGACCGAAGTGTTAAGACCAACTTCTCTGTCTAAGACAAACTCTGCATTCACGATCGGATTAGgtatcaataataatcataGTGCTGATTgcaatgataatattgtcACTAgcaaaagaagagaatCATCAACTTCACAAACTCGTATGAGCCAAACAAATAtgtcttcttcaaatttccCACCTCCACCAACTGCATTAGAAAGATGGACATCTAATACTTCTAATTTATCCAGAACAACTAGTAATGGTTCATCCATCATGAACTATTTTTCACAATCTCAACAACAGTTAAGTTTCCAAGAACCAATAATGGAATTTCAATCACCGTTGGATTCATCAGTAATGATCATGGGCAATATTGGATCATCTTCACCATCCTTAAATTCCAATAAaccttcatcttcatcctTTTTCAGATTTTCTTGGTCAAGTATAACTAAATCCGAACAAGATGATACTAATGATGCTGTAACTAATAATTCAGAATACTCTCCAAATGTAAACGGGTACAAGCAGCAACACCAATCTTCAACATTTGTACTAGATCAAGGAATTATCAATTCTAATATATGGACTTCcacaaatattaaattatttaaagttacgaaagattataaagaagaattttcGTTCCTTGATATGACATCTTCATTACTGAAAAAATTcagatttaataattcaaatgagGTTGAAATGGGaagcaacaacaatattaataataatactagAAAATCTTCtcattcttcaatttttttgcCAAAGACATTTGTTTAA
- the TSR2 gene encoding Tsr2p (similar to Saccharomyces cerevisiae TSR2 (YLR435W); ancestral locus Anc_4.314) yields MSLQFDVTESVEAPNGQKNLLFSDEKQQARFELGVSMYIYKWDALDIAVENNWGGPHSAEKRDWVTGIIVDLFKQERIVDIELIEETLLYAMTDEFETNVEDDSALPIAKGIIDLYRECQLLQFDTVEKLYLAWVEKQKNPSSNTKKHNIHIHHEEGEESSSDEELDDDEDEDMIMMVDDDEEEQTPNLIQEPIIDDDGFELVQKKVKEEEPHEIFNFILLCIYLYIY; encoded by the coding sequence ATGAGCTTGCAATTTGATGTTACTGAAAGCGTGGAAGCACCCAATGgccaaaaaaatttgttatTCTCAGACGAAAAGCAGCAAGCTAGATTCGAATTAGGTGTCTCTATGTACATTTATAAATGGGATGCGTTGGATATTGCTGTAGAGAACAATTGGGGTGGTCCTCATTCTGCTGAAAAGAGAGATTGGGTCACTGGTATTATAGTGGATTTGTTCAAGCAGGAAAGAATTGTTGATATCgaattaattgaagaaactttATTGTATGCCATGACggatgaatttgaaactaACGTGGAAGATGATTCTGCCTTACCAATCGCCAAGGGAATCATTGATCTTTATAGAGAATGTCAATTGTTACAATTCGATACTGTAgagaaattatatttagCTTGGGtagaaaagcaaaaaaatCCTAGTAGTAATACAAAGAAACAcaatattcatattcatcatgaagaaggtgaagaaTCTTCGTCTGATGAAGAACTTGACgatgacgaagatgaagatatgataatgatggtcgatgacgatgaagaagagCAAACTCCAAACTTAATTCAAGAGCCAATaatagatgatgatggtttTGAATTGGTTCAAAAAAAGGtaaaggaagaagaaccccatgaaatattcaattttattttattatgcatttacttatatatatattag